A region of Streptomyces sp. NBC_01750 DNA encodes the following proteins:
- a CDS encoding C40 family peptidase: protein MSHTAHIPSHRKPRRSASKLALRAGVAGGVLSTIAVAGAAGPANAEPVTETIEMPALTSGLSLSAAVSQSAEASQEIALDLELQAQEDAAAAKAAQTAKKAKAEADRKAEAKEKAEAKKRAGAETQARASRSSERTTLSASANTSSNATGSAATVVAFLKAQLGDAYVMGGTGPNSWDCSGLVQAAFKTVGVDLPRVSEDQSVAGTQVGTSNLQVGDILYWGGAGSAYHVGVYIGDGKYLDAANPGKGVVIQDLSGYPASGAVRVL, encoded by the coding sequence ATGTCCCACACCGCTCACATACCCAGCCACCGGAAGCCCCGCCGCAGCGCCTCGAAGTTGGCGCTTCGGGCCGGAGTTGCCGGTGGCGTTCTCAGCACCATCGCAGTGGCTGGCGCTGCCGGGCCGGCGAACGCCGAGCCGGTGACCGAGACCATCGAGATGCCGGCGCTGACGTCGGGTCTCTCGCTCTCTGCCGCCGTCTCGCAGTCCGCCGAGGCCAGCCAGGAGATCGCGCTCGACCTCGAGTTGCAGGCCCAGGAGGACGCGGCGGCCGCCAAGGCCGCGCAGACCGCCAAGAAGGCCAAGGCCGAGGCCGACCGCAAGGCTGAGGCCAAGGAGAAGGCCGAGGCGAAGAAGCGCGCCGGCGCCGAGACCCAGGCGCGCGCCTCCCGGTCCTCCGAGCGCACAACGCTCTCCGCCTCCGCCAACACCTCCTCGAACGCTACGGGCTCCGCGGCGACCGTTGTGGCCTTCCTCAAGGCACAGCTCGGCGACGCCTACGTCATGGGCGGCACCGGACCCAACTCGTGGGACTGCTCCGGCCTCGTCCAGGCCGCGTTCAAGACGGTCGGCGTCGACCTGCCGCGTGTCTCGGAGGACCAGTCGGTGGCCGGCACCCAGGTGGGCACCAGCAACCTCCAGGTCGGCGACATCCTCTACTGGGGCGGCGCCGGCAGCGCGTACCATGTCGGCGTCTACATCGGCGACGGCAAGTACCTCGACGCGGCCAACCCCGGCAAGGGCGTCGTCATCCAGGATCTGTCGGGCTACCCGGCGAGCGGCGCGGTCCGCGTTCTCTGA
- a CDS encoding NADH-quinone oxidoreductase subunit A, which translates to MNAYAPILVLGALGAGFAIFSVVMATLIGPKRYNRAKLEAYECGIEPTPTPAGGGRFPIKYYLTAMLFIVFDIEIVFLYPWAVTFDALGLFGLVEMLLFVLTVFVAYAYVWRRGGLEWD; encoded by the coding sequence GTGAATGCTTACGCGCCCATCCTTGTGCTCGGCGCCCTCGGGGCAGGGTTTGCGATCTTCTCCGTGGTCATGGCCACGCTTATCGGCCCCAAGCGCTATAACCGGGCAAAACTAGAGGCGTACGAGTGCGGTATCGAGCCGACTCCCACGCCGGCCGGAGGCGGCCGCTTTCCCATCAAGTACTACCTGACGGCGATGCTCTTCATCGTCTTCGACATCGAGATCGTCTTCCTCTACCCCTGGGCGGTCACCTTCGACGCCCTGGGGCTTTTCGGGCTCGTGGAGATGCTGCTCTTCGTGCTCACCGTCTTCGTCGCCTACGCGTATGTATGGCGGCGCGGCGGCCTGGAATGGGACTGA
- a CDS encoding NuoB/complex I 20 kDa subunit family protein, translated as MGIEEKLPSGFLLTTVEQASGWVRKSSVFPATFGLACCAIEMMTTGAGRYDLARFGMEVFRGSPRQADLMIVAGRVSQKMAPVLRQVYDQMPNPKWVISMGVCASSGGMFNNYAIVQGVDHIVPVDIYLPGCPPRPEMLIDAILKLHHKIQTSKLGVNAEEAAREAEEAALKALPTIEMKGLLR; from the coding sequence ATGGGAATCGAAGAGAAGCTGCCGAGCGGTTTTCTGCTGACCACCGTCGAACAGGCCTCGGGCTGGGTGCGCAAATCATCCGTCTTCCCGGCCACCTTCGGTCTGGCCTGCTGCGCCATCGAGATGATGACGACCGGCGCCGGCCGTTACGACCTGGCCCGCTTCGGCATGGAGGTCTTCCGCGGCTCGCCGCGCCAGGCCGACCTGATGATCGTCGCCGGCCGGGTGAGTCAGAAGATGGCGCCCGTCCTGAGGCAGGTCTACGACCAGATGCCCAACCCCAAGTGGGTTATCTCCATGGGTGTTTGTGCCTCATCAGGCGGAATGTTCAACAATTATGCGATTGTGCAGGGTGTTGATCATATTGTCCCCGTCGATATCTATTTGCCTGGTTGCCCGCCGCGTCCGGAGATGCTGATCGACGCGATTCTCAAGCTGCACCACAAGATCCAGACCTCCAAGCTCGGCGTGAACGCGGAGGAGGCGGCCCGCGAGGCGGAGGAAGCGGCTCTCAAGGCGCTCCCCACCATCGAGATGAAGGGGCTGCTGCGGTGA